A single genomic interval of Hydractinia symbiolongicarpus strain clone_291-10 chromosome 8, HSymV2.1, whole genome shotgun sequence harbors:
- the LOC130654621 gene encoding uncharacterized protein LOC130654621 isoform X1 gives MPSSRRKPVDEARNRLNEKLTDIRNKTQQLHDVINNISKDAIVNAERVLKESSKSKFLHKYAKVSQELESCLNHLLLLSDAAASIEEESDNEDESGNDDKETDKDLDSESCVSAALSVSTVHETEPCKSKESTIIEETIQSESTGLVSISGKGSPLIQRQESQESLFSSVSMTTTPENSTPFEYPILSKDVIVQSFKWESDFVYPVLVTNFQSPWEFYVQLVDSENDIMEQLCMKFMKEATKGYKGGIGEIPSVGLFCCAKSPVDEAWYRAKIVEVLHDLSTRNTSNFIKVHFIDEGYDTFVSLSAIRPLEKKYSNLPSQSVKCILGGLQPLSALGETKSLSFSECNKMWLAETNNWFKHIISTNSIFAAYFYYPPKASYDPPHNLSKDVLVCDLYIHNADANLKWRNLSYNRPPIELHVGFKMILNFLAAYCPFFNSELTRKKSQRALQLARDEKENKFVSEKEPLELAKVANAPIIKKEPMSPLQQAVSSNGPDVRMKTANKTTVKTKGLLFKDTQKKEERPCKKETALLEERPPKEEKSPKKERPPRGKTSPRDKSLPKEKRLLKKERSPREKTPPKEKEKPPGVSPKNGEKLFREETSLRNLPVKSENYSSGEVKTKTNEVKCLHSENQATGSDTRDNYDANTKFTDPINQKKDDAIKKTYDFGVSFQETEFVINDPEGFAKILISEVVDPGLFYIHLIQPEVVLLDKMMNELNMFYDKKEASLREACSDVTYSVGMCVVARFSVDNRWYRGIIVSTNPDKHIEYNVLHVDFGSSEWVTVEKLLPVYKVFCELPMETIPCCLADVEPLLVTTQQPIVRAAGDESEDDMLLDDVKPLHSKWSERSIGKLKILAQNQLPLMASLKTECKNSDGLYEIYLYDTMFDKDEFINQALVDEGLVYSKEFDKTVPSVRLSELELENEATEIDALSQWDPMKEQYLSKRNAYSVNIDDPSVAMLGYVDNRKERCFTFFRRGYCYRGEDCRYLHVDPNDPVANRVEVYCDDSVTELPEIGDWVPITVTALFDPTHFWVNFPYGLSVFSLGASARTRHNTDDDNDLERLVDKMNDHYSRTSKDHTTDLTILAEGELVAARYQDDNRWYRARVISTAEDLTQVFYIDYGNTDVVSEENVRKLLPDFLHLPQQAVECFLNATEFEPLVKEDQLKYDNLRNKFRDLTADKVLVAHVINRTISKSMLIELYDTSIEPNAHINSIVRDWDGIIHKKETKHEYNQTGKIVKKNLMQYIPG, from the exons atgccATCTTCAAGAAGAAAACCTGTAGATGAAGCAAGAAATCGACTAAATGAAAAGCTGACAGATATACGTAAcaaaactcagcagttacatgATGTGATCAATAACATTTCAAAAGAT gCTATAGTCAATGCTGAGAGAGTTTTAAAAGAATCCAGTAAAAGCAAATTTTTGCACAAGTATGCAAAAGTCAGCCAAGAATTGGAATCATGTTTGAATCACTTACTTCTTCTTTCGGATGCTGCAGCCTCCATCGAGGAAGAATCTGATAATGAAGATG AATCTGGCAATGATGATAAAGAAACAGACAAAGATTTAGATTCTGAAA GTTGTGTCAGTGCAGCACTCAGTGTATCAACTGTACATGAAACCGAACCGTGCAAAAGTAAAGAGTCAACTATCATTGAAG AAACCATTCAGTCCGAATCTACTGGGTTGGTTTCCATCAGCGGCAAAG GCTCTCCTTTAATACAACGCCAGGAATCACAAGAAAGTCTTTTTTCTTCAG TTTCGATGACAACAACTCCAGAAAATTCCACTCCCTTTGAGTATCCTATCCTGTCAAAAG ATGTTATTGTTCAATCGTTTAAATGGGAATCAGATTTTGTTTATCCTGTGCTTGTAACAAATTTTCAATCACCTTGGGAGTTCTATGTTCAACTAGTTGACTCAGAAAATGATATTATGGAGCAGCTCTG CATGAAGTTTATGAAGGAAGCTACCAAAGGCTATAAAGGTGGTATTGGTGAAATACCTTCAGTTGGTTTGTTTTGTTGTGCTAAGTCACCTGTTGATGAAGCGTGGTATAGAGCAAAGATTGTAGAAGTTTTACATGATCTAA gTACACGCAATACCAGCAATTTTATCAAGGTGCATTTCATCGATGAAGGTTATGACACATTTGTTAGTTTGTCTGCGATAAGACCATTGGAAAAAAAGTATTCAAATTTGCCTAGTCAGTCTGTTAAATGTATCCTGGGTGGACTACAGCCTTTGTCAGCATTAGGAGAGACAAAGTCTTTAAGCTTCA GTGAATGTAACAAAATGTGGTTAGCAGAAACCAACAATTGGTTTAAACATATTATTTCCACGAACAGTATATTTGCAGCATACTTCTACTATCCACCCAAAGCTTCATACGATCCTCCACACAATCTTTCAAAAGATGTACTGGTATGCGATTTATACATACACAATGCTGACGCTAATTTAAAATGGCGGAATCTTAGTTACAATCGACCGCCGATAGAACTTCATGTAggatttaaaatgattttaaattttttggctGCTTATTGTCCATTTTTCAACTCAGAattaaccagaaaaaaatctcAACGTGCTTTACAACTGGCTAGAGATGAAAAAG AGAACAAATTTGTCTCAGAAAAAGAGCCACTTGAATTGGCAAAAGTTGCCAATGCAccaattattaaaaaagaaccTATGTCACCTTTACAACAAGCAGTTTCTTCAAATGGACCGGATGTAAGAATGAAGACTGCAAACAAAACTACAGTAAAAACTAAAGGACTGCTTTTTAAGGACACACAAAAGAAAGAGGAAAGACCATGTAAAAAAGAAACAGCCTTATTAGAAGAAAGACCCCCTAAGGAAGAAAAATCACCGAAGAAAGAAAGGCCACCCAGAGGAAAAACATCACCCAGAGATAAAAGTTTACCTAAAGAAAAAAGACtactcaaaaaagaaagatCGCCTAGAGAGAAAACACCACCCAAGGAAAAAGAAAAGCCACCAGGAGTTTCACCTAAAAATGGAGAAAAACTATTTAGAGAGGAAACTTCATTAAGAAATTTGCCTGTAAAATCTGAAAATTATTCATCAGGAGAAGTAAAAACCAAAACAAACGAAGTTAAATGTTTACACAGTGAAAATCAAGCAACTGGAAGTGACACTAGAGATAATTATGACGCAAATACAAAATTTACTGATCCAATAAACCAAAAGAAAGATGATGCTATTAAAAAGACCTATGATTTTGGTGTTTCATTTCAAGAAACAGAGTTCGTTATCAATGATCCAGAAGGTTTTGCTAAAATTTTGATATCTGAGGTGGTGGATCCTGGTCTATTTTACATTCATCTCATCCAACCAGAAGTTGTTTTACTGGATAAAATGATGAACGAATTAAATATGTTCTATGACAAGAAAG AAGCATCATTAAGAGAAGCATGCAGTGATGTCACTTACAGTGTGGGTATGTGTGTTGTGGCGAGGTTTTCGGTAGACAACCGATGGTATAGAGGGATCATTGTTTCAACAAATCCTGACAAACACATTGAATATAACGTGTTGCATGTTGATTTTGGAAGTAGCGAGTGGGTAACCGTTGAGAAACTGTTACCAGTTTACAAAGTATTTTGTGAATTGCCCATGGAAACAATACCATGCTGTTTGGCAGATGTTGAGCCTCTTTTAG TTACTACGCAACAACCTATCGTTCGCGCAGCTGGTGATGAAAGCGAGGATGACATGCTTCTCGATGACGTCAAGCCTTTACATTCAAAATGGAGTGAACGTTCCATAGGCAAACTGAAGATTCTTGCGCAAAACCAGCTTCCTTTAATGGCTTCACTGAAGACTGAGTGTAAAAACTCTGATGGTTTGTACGAGATTTACTTGTACGACACAATGTTTGATAAAGATGAGTTTATAAACCAGGCATTGGTTGATGAAGGCCTTGTTTATTCAAAGGAATTCGACAAGACAG TTCCGTCCGTACGACTATCCGAACTAGAGCTAGAGAATGAAGCGACAGAAATTG aTGCGCTGTCACAATGGGATCCGATGAAAGAACAGTACCTGTCAAAGAGAAATGCTTACTCAGTAAACATTGATGATCCTAGTGTCGCCATGTTGGGATACG TTGATAATCGAAAGGAGAGATGTTTTACCTTTTTCCGTCGAGGATATTGTTATCGTGGAGAAGATTGTCGCTACTTGCATGTTGATCCAA ACGACCCAGTAGCGAACAGAGTCGAAGTATACTGTGATGACAGTGTAACAGAACTTCCAGAAATTGGAGACTGGGTTCCAATCACTGTAACAGCGTTATTTGACCCAACTCACTTTTGGGTAAATTTTCCCTACGGATTGAGCGTATTTTCACTTGGAGCCT CTGCGAGGACGCGCCATAACACTGATGATGACAATGATTTGGAAAGGCTGGTAGACAAAATGAA TGACCACTATTCACGCACAAGTAAAGACCATACAACAGATTTAACAATACTCGCTGAGGGAGAATTGGTAGCTGCCAGGTATCAGGATGATAACAGATGGTACAGAGCTCGAGTTATCAGTACAGCTGAGGATCTTACCCAG GTGTTCTACATCGATTATGGTAACACTGATGTAGTATCAGAAGAGAACGTGAGGAAACTACTGCCGGACTTTCTTCATCTTCCACAGCAGGCTGTGGAGTGTTTTCTTAATGCAACGGAATTCGAGCCACTCGTGAAAGAAGACCAACTCAAATATGACAATTTGAG AAATAAATTTCGTGACCTTACAGCAGATAAAGTTTTGGTGGCGCATGTTATCAACag AACGATAAGTAAAAGCATGCTGATCGAACTGTACGACACATCTATTGAACCAAATGCACACATCAATAGTATTGTTCGAGATTGGGATGGTAttatacataaaaaagaaaCGAAACATGAATATAATCAAACTGGAAAGATAGTAAAGAAAAACTTGATGCAGTACATTCCTGGATAG
- the LOC130654621 gene encoding uncharacterized protein LOC130654621 isoform X2: MPSSRRKPVDEARNRLNEKLTDIRNKTQQLHDVINNISKDAIVNAERVLKESSKSKFLHKYAKVSQELESCLNHLLLLSDAAASIEEESDNEDESGNDDKETDKDLDSESCVSAALSVSTVHETEPCKSKESTIIEGSPLIQRQESQESLFSSVSMTTTPENSTPFEYPILSKDVIVQSFKWESDFVYPVLVTNFQSPWEFYVQLVDSENDIMEQLCMKFMKEATKGYKGGIGEIPSVGLFCCAKSPVDEAWYRAKIVEVLHDLSTRNTSNFIKVHFIDEGYDTFVSLSAIRPLEKKYSNLPSQSVKCILGGLQPLSALGETKSLSFSECNKMWLAETNNWFKHIISTNSIFAAYFYYPPKASYDPPHNLSKDVLVCDLYIHNADANLKWRNLSYNRPPIELHVGFKMILNFLAAYCPFFNSELTRKKSQRALQLARDEKENKFVSEKEPLELAKVANAPIIKKEPMSPLQQAVSSNGPDVRMKTANKTTVKTKGLLFKDTQKKEERPCKKETALLEERPPKEEKSPKKERPPRGKTSPRDKSLPKEKRLLKKERSPREKTPPKEKEKPPGVSPKNGEKLFREETSLRNLPVKSENYSSGEVKTKTNEVKCLHSENQATGSDTRDNYDANTKFTDPINQKKDDAIKKTYDFGVSFQETEFVINDPEGFAKILISEVVDPGLFYIHLIQPEVVLLDKMMNELNMFYDKKEASLREACSDVTYSVGMCVVARFSVDNRWYRGIIVSTNPDKHIEYNVLHVDFGSSEWVTVEKLLPVYKVFCELPMETIPCCLADVEPLLVTTQQPIVRAAGDESEDDMLLDDVKPLHSKWSERSIGKLKILAQNQLPLMASLKTECKNSDGLYEIYLYDTMFDKDEFINQALVDEGLVYSKEFDKTVPSVRLSELELENEATEIDALSQWDPMKEQYLSKRNAYSVNIDDPSVAMLGYVDNRKERCFTFFRRGYCYRGEDCRYLHVDPNDPVANRVEVYCDDSVTELPEIGDWVPITVTALFDPTHFWVNFPYGLSVFSLGASARTRHNTDDDNDLERLVDKMNDHYSRTSKDHTTDLTILAEGELVAARYQDDNRWYRARVISTAEDLTQVFYIDYGNTDVVSEENVRKLLPDFLHLPQQAVECFLNATEFEPLVKEDQLKYDNLRNKFRDLTADKVLVAHVINRTISKSMLIELYDTSIEPNAHINSIVRDWDGIIHKKETKHEYNQTGKIVKKNLMQYIPG, from the exons atgccATCTTCAAGAAGAAAACCTGTAGATGAAGCAAGAAATCGACTAAATGAAAAGCTGACAGATATACGTAAcaaaactcagcagttacatgATGTGATCAATAACATTTCAAAAGAT gCTATAGTCAATGCTGAGAGAGTTTTAAAAGAATCCAGTAAAAGCAAATTTTTGCACAAGTATGCAAAAGTCAGCCAAGAATTGGAATCATGTTTGAATCACTTACTTCTTCTTTCGGATGCTGCAGCCTCCATCGAGGAAGAATCTGATAATGAAGATG AATCTGGCAATGATGATAAAGAAACAGACAAAGATTTAGATTCTGAAA GTTGTGTCAGTGCAGCACTCAGTGTATCAACTGTACATGAAACCGAACCGTGCAAAAGTAAAGAGTCAACTATCATTGAAG GCTCTCCTTTAATACAACGCCAGGAATCACAAGAAAGTCTTTTTTCTTCAG TTTCGATGACAACAACTCCAGAAAATTCCACTCCCTTTGAGTATCCTATCCTGTCAAAAG ATGTTATTGTTCAATCGTTTAAATGGGAATCAGATTTTGTTTATCCTGTGCTTGTAACAAATTTTCAATCACCTTGGGAGTTCTATGTTCAACTAGTTGACTCAGAAAATGATATTATGGAGCAGCTCTG CATGAAGTTTATGAAGGAAGCTACCAAAGGCTATAAAGGTGGTATTGGTGAAATACCTTCAGTTGGTTTGTTTTGTTGTGCTAAGTCACCTGTTGATGAAGCGTGGTATAGAGCAAAGATTGTAGAAGTTTTACATGATCTAA gTACACGCAATACCAGCAATTTTATCAAGGTGCATTTCATCGATGAAGGTTATGACACATTTGTTAGTTTGTCTGCGATAAGACCATTGGAAAAAAAGTATTCAAATTTGCCTAGTCAGTCTGTTAAATGTATCCTGGGTGGACTACAGCCTTTGTCAGCATTAGGAGAGACAAAGTCTTTAAGCTTCA GTGAATGTAACAAAATGTGGTTAGCAGAAACCAACAATTGGTTTAAACATATTATTTCCACGAACAGTATATTTGCAGCATACTTCTACTATCCACCCAAAGCTTCATACGATCCTCCACACAATCTTTCAAAAGATGTACTGGTATGCGATTTATACATACACAATGCTGACGCTAATTTAAAATGGCGGAATCTTAGTTACAATCGACCGCCGATAGAACTTCATGTAggatttaaaatgattttaaattttttggctGCTTATTGTCCATTTTTCAACTCAGAattaaccagaaaaaaatctcAACGTGCTTTACAACTGGCTAGAGATGAAAAAG AGAACAAATTTGTCTCAGAAAAAGAGCCACTTGAATTGGCAAAAGTTGCCAATGCAccaattattaaaaaagaaccTATGTCACCTTTACAACAAGCAGTTTCTTCAAATGGACCGGATGTAAGAATGAAGACTGCAAACAAAACTACAGTAAAAACTAAAGGACTGCTTTTTAAGGACACACAAAAGAAAGAGGAAAGACCATGTAAAAAAGAAACAGCCTTATTAGAAGAAAGACCCCCTAAGGAAGAAAAATCACCGAAGAAAGAAAGGCCACCCAGAGGAAAAACATCACCCAGAGATAAAAGTTTACCTAAAGAAAAAAGACtactcaaaaaagaaagatCGCCTAGAGAGAAAACACCACCCAAGGAAAAAGAAAAGCCACCAGGAGTTTCACCTAAAAATGGAGAAAAACTATTTAGAGAGGAAACTTCATTAAGAAATTTGCCTGTAAAATCTGAAAATTATTCATCAGGAGAAGTAAAAACCAAAACAAACGAAGTTAAATGTTTACACAGTGAAAATCAAGCAACTGGAAGTGACACTAGAGATAATTATGACGCAAATACAAAATTTACTGATCCAATAAACCAAAAGAAAGATGATGCTATTAAAAAGACCTATGATTTTGGTGTTTCATTTCAAGAAACAGAGTTCGTTATCAATGATCCAGAAGGTTTTGCTAAAATTTTGATATCTGAGGTGGTGGATCCTGGTCTATTTTACATTCATCTCATCCAACCAGAAGTTGTTTTACTGGATAAAATGATGAACGAATTAAATATGTTCTATGACAAGAAAG AAGCATCATTAAGAGAAGCATGCAGTGATGTCACTTACAGTGTGGGTATGTGTGTTGTGGCGAGGTTTTCGGTAGACAACCGATGGTATAGAGGGATCATTGTTTCAACAAATCCTGACAAACACATTGAATATAACGTGTTGCATGTTGATTTTGGAAGTAGCGAGTGGGTAACCGTTGAGAAACTGTTACCAGTTTACAAAGTATTTTGTGAATTGCCCATGGAAACAATACCATGCTGTTTGGCAGATGTTGAGCCTCTTTTAG TTACTACGCAACAACCTATCGTTCGCGCAGCTGGTGATGAAAGCGAGGATGACATGCTTCTCGATGACGTCAAGCCTTTACATTCAAAATGGAGTGAACGTTCCATAGGCAAACTGAAGATTCTTGCGCAAAACCAGCTTCCTTTAATGGCTTCACTGAAGACTGAGTGTAAAAACTCTGATGGTTTGTACGAGATTTACTTGTACGACACAATGTTTGATAAAGATGAGTTTATAAACCAGGCATTGGTTGATGAAGGCCTTGTTTATTCAAAGGAATTCGACAAGACAG TTCCGTCCGTACGACTATCCGAACTAGAGCTAGAGAATGAAGCGACAGAAATTG aTGCGCTGTCACAATGGGATCCGATGAAAGAACAGTACCTGTCAAAGAGAAATGCTTACTCAGTAAACATTGATGATCCTAGTGTCGCCATGTTGGGATACG TTGATAATCGAAAGGAGAGATGTTTTACCTTTTTCCGTCGAGGATATTGTTATCGTGGAGAAGATTGTCGCTACTTGCATGTTGATCCAA ACGACCCAGTAGCGAACAGAGTCGAAGTATACTGTGATGACAGTGTAACAGAACTTCCAGAAATTGGAGACTGGGTTCCAATCACTGTAACAGCGTTATTTGACCCAACTCACTTTTGGGTAAATTTTCCCTACGGATTGAGCGTATTTTCACTTGGAGCCT CTGCGAGGACGCGCCATAACACTGATGATGACAATGATTTGGAAAGGCTGGTAGACAAAATGAA TGACCACTATTCACGCACAAGTAAAGACCATACAACAGATTTAACAATACTCGCTGAGGGAGAATTGGTAGCTGCCAGGTATCAGGATGATAACAGATGGTACAGAGCTCGAGTTATCAGTACAGCTGAGGATCTTACCCAG GTGTTCTACATCGATTATGGTAACACTGATGTAGTATCAGAAGAGAACGTGAGGAAACTACTGCCGGACTTTCTTCATCTTCCACAGCAGGCTGTGGAGTGTTTTCTTAATGCAACGGAATTCGAGCCACTCGTGAAAGAAGACCAACTCAAATATGACAATTTGAG AAATAAATTTCGTGACCTTACAGCAGATAAAGTTTTGGTGGCGCATGTTATCAACag AACGATAAGTAAAAGCATGCTGATCGAACTGTACGACACATCTATTGAACCAAATGCACACATCAATAGTATTGTTCGAGATTGGGATGGTAttatacataaaaaagaaaCGAAACATGAATATAATCAAACTGGAAAGATAGTAAAGAAAAACTTGATGCAGTACATTCCTGGATAG
- the LOC130655047 gene encoding calcium/calmodulin-dependent protein kinase type 1-like — MLHCRSFYESQKGNILSYLLSLKKAYSLALVWLLSRYSFIGIETVMASMNSSSSQSQSQSQSQQSSSSSSGHSADSLSTVPIDHDDTDYQNLDDDLDIVEGSSWGILTAVNGLYQTMELKEDIPYKVGRAPSCQYCILEEQGFDKEDELKELYKKISKVHFIIYKEKDDQSEVGFTVYIKDTSTNGIFVNGEHVKGASRPLLNCSKIAIAMPDNEAFIFINVQVQNQEFRQLPRDFNKKYVLENVRLGEGATGVVKRGHVKTRDQTKVAVKIIRKGKSLSVVRDLTYEASLMQQINHPNVVKVKDVFDTDHAVYIVLECVNGGELFDYVKQNGAVPEDKSRIWFLELLEAVDYLHSKNIIHRDLKPENVLLTSKDSDAKLKITDFGLSRMVAEQSLLKTLVGTSFYLAPEIVAPTSRGYTSAVDLWSLGCILFIMLAGYPPFSDEGEIPLNDLIRTGNYTFHEEKWRGISENAKKLVKSLLTVNVADRITLSAALSHPWFTARSEPLPAAKRMKKSEE; from the exons atgtTACATTGTCGTAGTTTTTATGAAAGTCAAAAGGGAAATATCCTTAGCTATCTTCTATCTCTAAAAAAAGCTTATTCGTTGGCGTTGGTTTGGCTGCTGAGCAGATATTC tttcatTGGTATAGAAACCGTCATGGCGAGTATGAATTCTTCTAGTAGCCAGTCGCAGTCGCAATCTCAATCACAACAGTCATCAAGTTCTTCAAGTGGACATAGTGCGGACAGTCTTTCTACAGTTCCTATTGATCACGATGACACTGATTATCAAAATTTGGATGACGACCTTGATATAGTTGAAGGTTCTAGTTGGGGTATCCTTACTGCTGTTAACGGTCTTTATCAAACAATGGAACTAAAAGAGGATATACCGTATAAGGTAGGTCGAGCCCCTAGCTGTCAATACTGTATTTTAGAAGAACAAGGTTTCGACAAAGAGGATGAGCTTAAAGAgttgtataaaaaaatttcgAAAGTCCATTTCataatatataaagaaaaagatgACCAGTCTGAAGTTGGCTTCACTGTGTATATTAAAGATACGAGCACTAATGGTATCTTCGTTAATGGCGAACATGTGAAAGGGGCTTCGAGACCTTTGTTAAATTGTTCGAAAATAGCCATAGCAATGCCGGATAACGaggcttttatttttataaatgtgCAGGTTCAAAATCAGGAGTTCCGCCAGTTACCGCGCGATTTTAACAAGAAATATGTGTTAGAAAACGTGAGGCTGGGCGAGGGTGCGACCGGTGTAGTAAAACGAGGCCACGTAAAAACAAGGGATCAGACAAAAGTTGCTGTTAAAATTATCAGAAAGGGAAAATCCTTAAGCGTTGTCAGAGACTTGACGTACGAGGCAAGTCTAATGCAACAAATAAATCACCCCAATGTCGTTAAAGTAAAGGACGTATTCGACACCGACCACGCTGTGTATATTGTGCTTGAGTGCGTGAATGGAGGAGAGTTATTTGATTACGTAAAGCAAAATGGTGCAGTCCCGGAAGACAAATCCAGAATTTGGTTTTTGGAATTACTGGAAGCCGTAGATTATTTGCACAGTAAAAACATTATACATCGAGATTTGAAACCTGAAAATGTTCTTTTGACATCAAAGGATTCCgatgcaaaattaaaaataacagatTTTGGGTTGAGTCGAATGGTGGCTGAGCAATCCTTGCTAAAAACACTTGTTGGAACTTCGTTTTATCTTGCTCCTGAAATTGTTGCACCTACTTCTAGGGGATACACCAGTGCTGTAGATTTATGGTCACTGGGCTGCATTTTGTTTATCATGTTAGCAGGCTATCCTCCGTTCAGTGATGAGGGTGAAATTCCCCTTAATGATCTCATACGCACAGGTAACTACACCTTTCACGAAGAAAAATGGCGTGGAATTTCTGAAAACGCCAAGAAACTTGTTAAGTCTTTGTTAACAGTGAATGTTGCAGACAGAATTACGTTAAGTGCCGCCCTGAGCCACCCTTGGTTTACTGCTCGTAGCGAGCCCTTGCCAGCTGCAAAGCGAATGAAGAAAAGCGAGGAATGA